A window of the Hallerella porci genome harbors these coding sequences:
- a CDS encoding helix-turn-helix domain-containing protein, with translation MLAVAKKPHIEVRAKKIPQSLIDFLKENFGGVEIEKDSYTPEEIPELTEVRENTSPAEAIFINRDMRGWTQSDLAQKLDVSVQVVCDLENARRAVSRKMAVKLGNAFGTDPAEFFKF, from the coding sequence ATGTTGGCAGTCGCGAAAAAGCCCCATATTGAAGTTCGTGCGAAAAAGATTCCGCAGTCGCTTATTGATTTTTTGAAGGAAAATTTTGGCGGTGTAGAAATCGAAAAAGATTCTTATACTCCCGAAGAAATTCCTGAACTTACAGAAGTTCGCGAAAATACATCGCCCGCAGAGGCTATTTTTATCAATCGCGATATGCGTGGATGGACTCAATCTGACCTTGCCCAAAAACTGGATGTTTCTGTGCAAGTTGTCTGCGATTTAGAAAATGCACGGCGTGCAGTTTCACGAAAAATGGCTGTGAAGCTTGGAAATGCGTTTGGAACAGACCCCGCAGAATTTTTCAAGTTTTAA
- a CDS encoding RNA 2'-phosphotransferase family protein yields the protein MILLKIDAAAAQKSGVQFYIGNDKVWLCKELPKEFISIVYR from the coding sequence GTGATCCTTTTAAAAATCGATGCAGCCGCTGCGCAAAAATCGGGCGTGCAATTTTATATCGGAAATGATAAAGTCTGGCTTTGCAAGGAACTTCCGAAGGAATTTATTTCTATTGTTTATCGTTGA